A DNA window from Myxococcales bacterium contains the following coding sequences:
- the hrpB gene encoding ATP-dependent helicase HrpB, which yields MRALPIDPELPAIVRLLERDRRLVLGAPPGAGKTTRVPRALLDAGVTGEIVILEPRRIAARLAASRVAVELGERVGDTVGYAVRFEDVSSPRTRIRFVTEGILTRRLLDDPQLHGVGAVLLDEFHERHLQGDLALALLRRLSLGARPDLQLCVMSATLDGDPVARYLDCQVIETQGRTYPVTTEYERAGDERPLELRVASAVRRALTDLPEGDVLVFLPGAREIRLCREVCARLAEAHGADVVALHGDLSLEEQGRAVARGARRKVILSTNVAESSVTIEGVAAVVDSGLARAASHSPWTGLPTLRLVKISRASAKQREGRAGRLREGLCLRLYTRADHDARPASDVPEIERADLADTLLGLHAAGHHDLAWLDPPPAAAEESATRLLTRLGALHEGNVTALGRRMAALPLHPRLARLVVAGEDLGIVDDACGAAALLSERDIRADRANFGPGQRGADEPTQSSDVGMLLDKLHEVDDARSERGQRACRAAGLDPRAVSAVVAARRQLARRARARVSKEGASASIEAREAALGQALLAAFPDRFAKRHGAGSRRLALAGGVNATLDERSVVRDAPFLVALDADESRGVVVRLASAVDPIWLLDGAAGAVTESRVVTFNAELERVEACGRLAFDGVPFDETLDRRPTGHDVSACLAEAAWSAGLARFSRDGELARFLARARYAHARGRPVRALDDAALRDLLTRACEGLRSFAELDALNLTAWITSETDGAQTLESHAPSHLALPNGRRVPVNYEEGKPPWIESYLQDFFGLASSPTACGEELVLHLLAPNRRAVQITRDLKGFWTRHYPDLRRELGRRYPKHAWPEDTATPVPMRRR from the coding sequence GTGCGCGCGCTCCCCATCGACCCCGAGCTGCCCGCGATCGTGCGCCTGCTCGAGCGCGACCGGCGCCTCGTGCTCGGCGCGCCGCCGGGCGCCGGCAAGACCACGCGCGTGCCGAGGGCGCTGCTCGACGCGGGCGTGACCGGCGAGATCGTGATCCTCGAGCCACGCCGGATCGCCGCGCGCCTCGCGGCCTCGCGGGTCGCGGTGGAGCTCGGCGAGCGCGTGGGCGACACGGTGGGCTACGCCGTGCGCTTCGAGGACGTTTCGAGCCCGCGCACGCGGATTCGCTTCGTCACGGAGGGCATCCTCACGCGGCGGTTGCTCGACGATCCGCAGCTGCACGGCGTGGGCGCTGTCCTCCTCGACGAGTTCCACGAGCGCCACCTGCAGGGAGACCTCGCGCTCGCCCTGCTCCGGCGCCTCTCCCTCGGCGCGCGACCCGACCTCCAGCTCTGCGTGATGTCCGCCACGCTCGACGGCGATCCGGTCGCCCGCTACCTGGACTGCCAGGTGATCGAGACCCAGGGTCGGACATACCCTGTCACGACCGAATACGAGCGGGCTGGCGACGAGCGCCCGCTGGAGCTCCGCGTGGCGTCTGCCGTGCGGCGCGCGCTCACCGACCTCCCGGAGGGCGACGTCCTCGTCTTCCTCCCGGGGGCCCGCGAGATTCGTCTCTGCCGCGAGGTGTGCGCGCGCCTCGCGGAGGCGCACGGAGCCGACGTCGTCGCCCTCCACGGCGACCTCTCGCTCGAGGAGCAGGGGCGCGCCGTCGCGCGTGGAGCGCGCCGCAAGGTGATCCTCTCCACGAACGTGGCGGAGTCGAGCGTCACGATCGAGGGCGTCGCCGCCGTGGTCGACTCCGGCCTCGCGCGCGCGGCGTCGCACTCGCCGTGGACGGGGCTCCCTACGCTGCGCCTCGTGAAGATCAGCCGCGCTTCGGCGAAACAACGCGAGGGGCGCGCCGGGCGCCTGCGCGAGGGGCTCTGCTTGCGCCTCTACACGCGCGCCGACCACGACGCGCGCCCCGCGAGCGACGTGCCGGAGATCGAGCGCGCCGATCTGGCCGACACGCTCCTAGGGCTCCACGCCGCGGGCCACCACGACCTCGCCTGGCTCGATCCTCCGCCAGCCGCCGCGGAGGAGAGCGCGACGCGACTGCTCACCCGCCTCGGCGCGCTCCACGAGGGCAACGTCACCGCGCTCGGGCGGCGCATGGCGGCGCTGCCGCTCCACCCGCGCCTCGCGCGCCTCGTGGTCGCGGGGGAGGACCTCGGGATCGTGGACGACGCGTGCGGCGCCGCGGCGCTGCTCTCGGAGCGAGACATTCGCGCCGATCGGGCCAACTTCGGCCCCGGTCAACGAGGGGCCGACGAGCCCACACAGAGCTCCGACGTGGGCATGCTCCTCGACAAGCTCCACGAGGTCGACGACGCGCGGTCCGAGCGTGGGCAGCGAGCGTGTCGCGCGGCCGGGCTCGACCCTCGCGCCGTCTCCGCCGTCGTCGCTGCGCGCCGGCAGCTCGCCCGGCGCGCGAGGGCGCGGGTCTCGAAGGAGGGCGCCTCCGCATCGATCGAAGCGCGTGAGGCGGCCCTCGGGCAGGCCCTCCTGGCCGCGTTCCCCGACCGCTTCGCGAAGCGCCACGGCGCGGGCTCTCGGCGCCTCGCGCTCGCAGGCGGCGTGAACGCGACCCTCGACGAGCGGAGCGTCGTGCGCGACGCCCCCTTCCTCGTCGCCCTCGACGCCGACGAGAGCCGCGGGGTGGTCGTCCGGCTCGCGTCCGCGGTCGATCCGATCTGGCTCCTCGACGGCGCCGCAGGCGCGGTGACCGAGTCGCGGGTCGTCACGTTCAACGCCGAGCTGGAGCGAGTCGAGGCCTGCGGGCGCCTCGCGTTCGACGGCGTGCCCTTCGACGAGACCTTGGATCGGCGCCCCACCGGGCACGACGTCTCCGCTTGCCTCGCGGAGGCCGCGTGGTCGGCGGGGCTCGCACGCTTTTCGCGAGACGGCGAGCTCGCGCGCTTCCTCGCCCGCGCGCGGTACGCCCACGCGCGCGGGAGACCCGTGCGCGCCCTCGACGACGCGGCGCTGCGCGATCTGCTCACACGCGCCTGCGAGGGCCTCCGCAGCTTCGCCGAGCTCGACGCGCTGAACCTCACGGCGTGGATCACCTCGGAGACCGACGGCGCCCAGACCCTCGAGTCGCACGCGCCCTCCCACCTCGCCCTGCCGAACGGGCGGCGCGTACCCGTGAACTACGAGGAGGGGAAGCCGCCGTGGATCGAGTCGTACCTTCAGGACTTCTTCGGGCTCGCGAGCTCACCCACGGCGTGCGGTGAGGAGCTCGTGCTCCACCTCCTCGCGCCGAACCGGCGCGCCGTCCAAATCACTCGTGATCTCAAAGGTTTTTGGACCAGACACTACCCCGACCTGCGGCGCGAGCTCGGCCGACGCTACCCCAAGCACGCGTGGCCAGAGGACACGGCCACGCCGGTGCCCATGCGACGACGGTGA
- a CDS encoding UDP-N-acetylmuramate dehydrogenase, with protein sequence MRVVPAPPLSHYTTLRLGGPPDAFVEAADEVSLVDCLALPGPVTLLGGGSNLVVADAGVAGTVVHVKTRGVRVDLDGASARLTAAAGEVWDDLVALTVERGLAGLECLSGIPGLVGAVPIQNVGAYGQDVSATIAQVRVFDRVNKCIMHMPPVECGFGYRTSVFRGAARYAVLEVSFALAVAEDAPVPPYAELRAALGLGAPDGGSAPRAGLRTLRDTVLRLRRAKGMVVSADDPDSVSAGSFFTNPELTAADLEAARARVRARCGDGARLPEFPGTGGLTKVSAAWLIERAGFPRGFGAGRVGLSAKHTLALVNRGGATTTQLLALAREVRDGVSSTFGVTLAPEPVLLGVSW encoded by the coding sequence ATGCGAGTCGTCCCAGCCCCTCCGCTCTCCCACTACACCACCCTCCGCCTCGGCGGCCCCCCCGACGCGTTCGTGGAGGCGGCGGACGAGGTCTCTCTCGTGGACTGCCTCGCCCTGCCGGGACCCGTGACGCTCCTCGGCGGCGGCAGCAACCTCGTCGTCGCCGACGCGGGCGTGGCCGGCACCGTCGTGCACGTGAAGACCCGGGGCGTACGGGTCGACCTCGACGGCGCCTCGGCGCGCCTCACCGCGGCGGCCGGCGAGGTGTGGGACGACCTCGTCGCGCTCACCGTGGAGCGCGGGCTGGCGGGGCTCGAGTGCCTGTCGGGGATCCCGGGCCTCGTGGGGGCCGTGCCCATCCAGAACGTGGGCGCCTATGGTCAAGACGTGTCCGCGACCATCGCGCAGGTGCGGGTGTTCGATCGAGTAAATAAGTGCATCATGCACATGCCGCCCGTGGAGTGTGGCTTCGGGTACCGCACGAGCGTGTTCCGCGGCGCCGCGCGCTACGCCGTGTTGGAGGTCTCGTTCGCGCTCGCCGTTGCGGAGGATGCCCCGGTCCCGCCGTACGCCGAGCTCCGCGCAGCGCTCGGGCTCGGCGCCCCCGACGGCGGGAGCGCGCCCCGCGCCGGACTTCGGACGCTCCGCGACACCGTGCTCCGGCTCCGTCGCGCGAAGGGCATGGTGGTGTCCGCCGACGATCCCGACTCGGTCAGCGCCGGCTCGTTCTTCACGAACCCCGAGCTCACCGCCGCCGATCTGGAAGCTGCGCGCGCGCGTGTGCGGGCGAGGTGCGGCGACGGCGCGAGGCTGCCCGAGTTCCCTGGCACCGGAGGGCTCACGAAGGTCTCGGCGGCCTGGCTCATCGAACGGGCCGGCTTTCCTCGGGGCTTCGGCGCAGGGCGGGTCGGGCTCAGCGCCAAGCACACGCTCGCGCTCGTCAACCGCGGCGGCGCGACGACGACGCAGCTGCTCGCGCTGGCACGCGAGGTGCGCGATGGGGTCTCCTCGACCTTCGGGGTCACCCTCGCGCCCGAGCCCGTGCTCCTCGGCGTCTCCTGGTAA
- a CDS encoding cytochrome c, which translates to MSGTSFNAILGIAFLVLGFASVFLMFHLWGYPFDKATRTSAAPKWAMYLHRGIGFAYVIVYVVMMTRMVPRLFTYQVEFPARTVVHIIMGLIIGLILLLKISIIRFFRHLEEWMPFLGTGLLACTVVLLGLSLPFSFKDRVLAKKARGGDVFSAASLDHVKKVLPLAELPKEAPLDKLATATELKRGREVMVTQCVECHDMKTILAKPRSPQDWTHTVERMGEKPALSAPITEQDQWAVTAYLIAISPDLQASAQKKRQQEQEKKKAKAAAVAALAAAGDVEAKAATEVKPLLEKHCTQCHEVTELDEKPPTNAKQVDSLIGRMVDNGLEAPDADIKVIRAYLLKTYGKGVAKDPKEADDDK; encoded by the coding sequence ATGAGCGGTACTTCGTTCAATGCCATTCTCGGGATTGCCTTCTTGGTGCTGGGGTTCGCCTCGGTCTTCCTCATGTTTCACCTGTGGGGCTATCCCTTCGACAAGGCGACCCGCACGAGCGCTGCACCGAAGTGGGCCATGTACCTGCACCGGGGGATCGGCTTCGCCTACGTCATCGTCTACGTGGTGATGATGACTCGCATGGTGCCGCGGCTCTTCACCTACCAGGTGGAGTTCCCCGCTCGCACGGTGGTGCACATCATCATGGGGCTCATCATTGGCCTCATCCTCCTGCTCAAGATTTCCATCATTCGCTTCTTCCGGCACCTCGAGGAGTGGATGCCGTTCCTCGGCACCGGGCTGCTCGCGTGCACCGTCGTTCTGCTCGGTCTGTCGCTACCCTTCAGCTTCAAAGACCGTGTGCTGGCGAAGAAGGCGCGTGGTGGCGACGTGTTCAGCGCGGCGAGCCTCGACCACGTGAAGAAGGTGCTCCCGCTGGCCGAGCTCCCGAAGGAGGCGCCGCTCGACAAGCTCGCCACGGCGACCGAGCTCAAGCGCGGTCGCGAGGTGATGGTGACTCAGTGCGTGGAGTGCCACGACATGAAGACCATCCTCGCGAAGCCTCGCTCGCCGCAGGACTGGACCCACACGGTCGAGCGCATGGGCGAGAAGCCCGCGCTGTCGGCGCCTATCACCGAGCAGGACCAGTGGGCGGTGACCGCGTACCTCATCGCCATTTCGCCCGATCTGCAGGCGTCGGCCCAGAAGAAGCGCCAGCAGGAGCAGGAGAAGAAGAAGGCGAAGGCGGCCGCCGTGGCAGCGCTCGCTGCGGCGGGCGACGTCGAGGCGAAGGCGGCGACGGAGGTGAAGCCGCTGCTCGAGAAGCACTGCACGCAGTGCCACGAGGTCACCGAGCTCGATGAGAAGCCCCCGACGAACGCGAAGCAGGTCGACTCGCTCATCGGTCGCATGGTCGACAACGGCCTCGAGGCTCCCGACGCCGACATCAAGGTGATCCGTGCCTACCTGCTCAAGACCTACGGCAAGGGGGTCGCGAAAGACCCGAAGGAAGCCGACGACGACAAGTGA
- a CDS encoding DnaJ domain-containing protein: MQLPGRLAATTLGDLLGALHRAAARGSLEIVERGGRTHRVFLADGLVTAVELDRSSPTLAEVLRREAELDDEVLRRSLLRALAQRRLHGQVLVDDFRIAPSVVGRALRAQLGQRLEALERLSDCAVRFRVAVRAPREALAEPLEPEHFLHGRRRRRDGAPAAADRGASPSTLAEQAARRTLGVTAFADAAEIKRAYRDLVRRTHPDLHPSSSSDERRELARRFAAAAEAYRLLTTDTTQVA, encoded by the coding sequence ATGCAGCTCCCTGGGCGACTGGCGGCGACGACCCTCGGGGATCTCCTGGGCGCCCTCCACCGCGCGGCGGCGCGGGGCTCCCTCGAGATCGTGGAGCGAGGTGGGCGAACGCACCGCGTGTTCCTCGCCGATGGCCTCGTGACGGCGGTGGAGCTCGACCGCTCCTCCCCCACCCTCGCGGAGGTCTTGCGGCGCGAGGCCGAGCTCGACGACGAGGTGCTCCGCCGCTCGCTCCTGCGCGCGCTCGCCCAGCGGCGCCTGCACGGCCAGGTGCTGGTCGACGACTTCCGCATCGCGCCCTCTGTCGTGGGGCGAGCGCTCCGCGCGCAGCTCGGGCAGCGGCTCGAGGCGCTGGAGCGCCTGTCGGACTGCGCCGTCCGGTTTCGCGTCGCGGTCCGCGCGCCACGCGAGGCGCTCGCGGAGCCGCTCGAGCCGGAGCACTTTCTGCACGGGCGAAGGCGACGACGGGACGGCGCGCCCGCCGCTGCGGACCGTGGCGCGTCGCCCTCGACGCTGGCCGAGCAGGCCGCGCGGCGCACGCTCGGGGTCACGGCGTTCGCGGACGCCGCCGAGATCAAGCGGGCGTACAGGGACCTCGTGCGACGGACCCATCCCGATCTGCACCCGTCCAGCTCGAGCGACGAGCGGCGCGAGCTCGCGCGGCGTTTCGCGGCCGCCGCCGAGGCCTACAGGCTCCTCACGACGGACACGACGCAGGTCGCATAG
- a CDS encoding tetratricopeptide repeat protein, giving the protein MHETDEELREIKREIIESRGLVIKTNNLTNALSADVKSIAKRQQSYERKLSWNSATAYVVFVFVVFAALKVAWDARVDQIRAETDTRQQENDRLRKEVREAQKREEDRLRAEAKAAQYYELVKNNKRQELVEGYEAIKKEPISRAEQAIFADAADRAKNELAAQVYTHGLEKLKAKRWQEAASAFEESLRLKDDSSIGPSVRLGLAQAYRGLGRHKDAIPILTALADNTVNREVCDDALYFLAGSQTDIEAWNDAKNTWRTMLRRFPDSRYAAEGHIYLKSLELLH; this is encoded by the coding sequence CTGCACGAGACCGACGAGGAGCTGCGCGAGATCAAGCGCGAGATCATCGAGTCGCGCGGCCTCGTCATCAAGACCAACAACCTGACGAACGCCCTCAGCGCCGACGTCAAGTCGATCGCCAAGCGGCAGCAGAGCTACGAGCGCAAGCTCTCCTGGAACAGCGCCACGGCCTACGTGGTCTTCGTGTTCGTGGTGTTCGCGGCCCTGAAGGTGGCGTGGGACGCGCGCGTCGACCAGATCCGCGCCGAGACCGACACCCGGCAGCAAGAGAACGACCGGCTGCGCAAGGAGGTGCGCGAGGCCCAGAAGCGCGAGGAGGACCGCCTGCGCGCCGAGGCGAAGGCCGCGCAGTATTACGAGCTCGTGAAGAACAACAAACGGCAGGAGCTCGTCGAGGGCTACGAGGCCATCAAGAAGGAGCCGATCAGCCGCGCCGAGCAGGCCATCTTCGCCGACGCCGCGGACCGCGCGAAGAACGAGCTCGCCGCGCAGGTGTACACGCACGGGCTCGAGAAGCTGAAGGCCAAGCGCTGGCAGGAGGCGGCGAGCGCCTTCGAGGAGTCGCTGCGCCTGAAAGACGACTCCTCCATCGGCCCGAGCGTGCGCCTCGGCCTCGCGCAGGCGTACCGCGGCCTCGGGCGCCACAAGGACGCGATCCCGATCCTCACGGCCCTCGCCGACAACACCGTCAACCGCGAGGTGTGCGACGACGCCCTGTATTTCCTGGCGGGCTCGCAGACCGACATCGAGGCGTGGAACGACGCGAAGAACACCTGGCGCACGATGCTGCGCCGCTTCCCCGACTCGCGCTACGCCGCGGAGGGTCATATCTACCTGAAATCGCTAGAGCTTTTGCACTAG
- the efp gene encoding elongation factor P gives MATTTDIRKGLKIQIDGVPFHIVEHQFVKPGKGQSFTRCRVRNLTNGNVVERTWKSGEAVELADVEDRTMTYSWSEGDSFVFMDTNTGDQIYLEKDKLGDEQRFLGEGLECEVTLYNGNPIGVELPPNVVMQVVNSEPGIKGDTASGATKPATLSTGATVNVPLFIKEGEWIKIETSTGQYLERVNKQQ, from the coding sequence ATGGCCACCACCACCGACATCCGCAAGGGCTTGAAGATTCAGATCGACGGCGTGCCGTTCCACATCGTGGAGCACCAGTTCGTCAAGCCCGGCAAGGGGCAGTCGTTCACGCGCTGCCGCGTGCGAAACCTCACCAACGGCAACGTGGTCGAGCGCACGTGGAAGAGCGGCGAGGCGGTGGAGCTCGCCGACGTCGAGGACCGCACCATGACCTACTCGTGGTCCGAGGGCGACAGCTTCGTCTTCATGGACACGAACACCGGCGACCAGATCTACCTCGAGAAGGACAAGCTCGGCGACGAGCAGCGCTTCCTCGGCGAGGGCCTCGAGTGCGAGGTCACCCTCTACAACGGCAACCCCATCGGCGTGGAGCTCCCGCCCAACGTCGTCATGCAGGTCGTCAACAGCGAGCCCGGCATCAAGGGCGACACCGCGAGCGGCGCCACGAAGCCCGCCACGCTGTCCACCGGCGCCACGGTCAACGTCCCGCTCTTCATCAAAGAGGGCGAGTGGATCAAGATCGAGACCTCGACGGGCCAGTACCTCGAGCGCGTCAACAAGCAGCAGTGA
- the hflX gene encoding GTPase HflX, giving the protein MELFGNKVGLSPAAVRALLRIYRRRVPLDTIATPELARALVDVSSDTGRQVGVLVHRSGSIDTVIVGDAGRLMLPDIGRLRAAEGRFRGLRLVHTHVRGEALSKDDLVDLVRLRLDLVAVLHMAPGGAPRALSYAHNVPTQSDGESPYREVAMVPLAELSLNVGELMADLEAEFARRSRGREVRAKDGRALLVHVASTRGGEYKKSDLLREAQASMRELEELARTAGVEVTDSVVQIREAFDPKFVMGKGKLEDVVLRAIDRDAEVLVFDQNLSPAQAAAIAGVSDLKVIDRTQLILDIFAQRAESSDGKLQVELAQLKYSLPRLAQKDDALSRLTGGIGGRGPGETTLEIGKRRARDRVTHLEDELRKLERRRGVRRRRRTRVPIPTVAVVGYTNAGKSTLLNTLTGASVLVEDKLFATLDTRSRVLRVGWAGWGEREVVLTDTVGFIRNLPRDLFAAFRATFEEAADADLLLHVVDAADEARDERLRATEALLEELELSEIPRVIVWNKVDLLEPRARRLLEREHPDAVCLSALERESTRGLLSRVAELLAARWEEAAKGPALVPEDAPSVPDLDDERAAPDPGELTTLEELLGARRRR; this is encoded by the coding sequence ATCGAGCTCTTCGGCAACAAGGTAGGTCTCTCGCCCGCGGCGGTGCGCGCGCTCCTGCGCATCTACCGCAGGCGCGTGCCCCTGGACACCATCGCCACGCCCGAGCTCGCGCGCGCGCTCGTCGACGTGTCGAGCGACACCGGCCGGCAGGTGGGTGTGCTCGTGCACCGCTCGGGCTCGATCGACACGGTCATCGTGGGCGACGCGGGCCGGCTCATGCTCCCCGACATCGGCCGCCTCCGCGCGGCCGAGGGCAGGTTCCGGGGGCTCCGGCTCGTGCACACGCACGTGCGCGGCGAGGCGCTGTCGAAGGACGACCTCGTCGACCTCGTGCGGCTGCGCCTCGACCTCGTCGCGGTCCTCCACATGGCTCCGGGGGGCGCGCCGCGCGCCCTGTCGTACGCGCACAACGTGCCGACCCAGAGCGACGGGGAGAGCCCCTACCGCGAGGTCGCCATGGTGCCGCTGGCCGAGCTCTCCCTGAACGTGGGCGAGCTCATGGCCGACCTCGAGGCCGAGTTCGCGCGCCGCTCGCGGGGGCGCGAGGTGCGCGCCAAGGACGGCCGCGCCCTGCTCGTGCACGTCGCGAGCACGCGCGGCGGCGAGTACAAAAAGTCAGACCTACTCCGCGAGGCCCAAGCCAGCATGCGCGAGCTGGAGGAGCTGGCGCGCACGGCGGGGGTCGAGGTCACCGACTCGGTGGTGCAGATCCGCGAGGCGTTCGATCCCAAGTTCGTGATGGGCAAGGGCAAGCTCGAGGACGTCGTGCTCCGCGCGATCGATCGCGACGCGGAGGTGCTCGTGTTCGACCAGAACCTGAGCCCCGCGCAGGCCGCCGCCATCGCGGGGGTGAGCGACCTCAAGGTCATCGACCGCACCCAGCTCATTCTGGACATCTTCGCGCAGCGCGCCGAGAGCAGCGACGGCAAGCTCCAGGTCGAGCTCGCGCAGCTGAAATACAGCCTCCCTCGGCTCGCCCAGAAAGACGACGCCCTCTCCCGGCTCACAGGCGGCATCGGCGGTCGAGGGCCCGGCGAGACCACCCTCGAGATCGGCAAGCGCCGCGCGCGCGACCGCGTGACCCACCTGGAAGACGAGCTCCGCAAGCTCGAGCGCCGCCGCGGCGTTCGCCGTCGCCGCCGGACGCGCGTGCCGATCCCCACAGTGGCGGTGGTCGGCTACACCAACGCCGGCAAGAGCACGCTCCTCAACACGCTGACGGGCGCTTCGGTGCTCGTCGAAGACAAGCTCTTCGCCACGCTCGACACGCGGTCGCGCGTGCTCCGCGTCGGCTGGGCGGGCTGGGGCGAGCGCGAGGTGGTCCTCACGGACACCGTGGGCTTCATCCGCAACCTGCCGCGGGACCTCTTCGCGGCGTTCCGCGCGACGTTCGAAGAAGCCGCCGACGCGGACCTGCTGCTCCACGTGGTGGACGCCGCCGACGAGGCGCGGGACGAGCGCTTGCGCGCCACCGAGGCGCTGCTCGAAGAGCTGGAATTGTCGGAAATTCCTAGGGTAATCGTCTGGAACAAGGTCGACCTCCTCGAGCCTCGCGCGCGGCGCCTGCTCGAGCGCGAGCACCCCGACGCCGTGTGTCTCTCCGCCCTCGAGCGCGAGTCGACCCGCGGGCTGCTCTCCCGCGTGGCGGAGCTGCTCGCGGCCAGGTGGGAGGAGGCCGCGAAGGGCCCCGCGCTCGTGCCCGAGGACGCGCCTTCGGTCCCGGACCTCGACGACGAGCGCGCCGCCCCCGACCCGGGCGAGCTCACCACGCTCGAAGAGCTCCTCGGGGCGCGGCGCCGCAGGTAG
- a CDS encoding VOC family protein, translating into MRVHHLAFRTRDLERLEAFYATLLGLPVARRSERSVWLDAEGTLVMLELAGDDEPDVPRGSMEIAVFEVAPEERAERVERLRDAGFPVEAETEFTTALRDPDGRRVGLSHYPHPRPHPRPSGGPRA; encoded by the coding sequence ATGCGCGTGCACCACCTCGCCTTTCGAACGCGAGACCTCGAGCGGCTCGAGGCCTTCTACGCGACCCTGCTGGGGCTGCCCGTCGCTCGCCGCTCCGAGCGGAGCGTGTGGCTCGACGCCGAGGGCACCCTCGTGATGCTGGAGCTCGCAGGCGACGACGAGCCCGACGTGCCCCGAGGCTCGATGGAGATCGCCGTCTTCGAGGTGGCCCCCGAGGAGCGCGCGGAGCGCGTGGAGCGGCTGCGCGACGCGGGCTTCCCCGTGGAGGCTGAGACCGAGTTCACGACCGCCCTCCGCGATCCCGACGGGCGCCGCGTGGGGCTCTCCCATTACCCTCACCCGCGGCCTCACCCGCGCCCCTCGGGGGGTCCGCGCGCCTAG
- the mazG gene encoding nucleoside triphosphate pyrophosphohydrolase: MQRLLAEDGCPWDREQSLETLRKYVLEEACEVIDAIEGGDRAALKEELGDLLLQVVFQAELLRREGRFAIDDVIAGIVEKLVTRHPHVFGDLDVKDADEVLRNWELLKAKEKAGRGILAGVPKSLPALTRAQRIGEKVARVGFDWADERGSLAKVHEELGELTAALEGGDTQAVEEELGDALFALVNLSRHAKVDAEGALRRTIDKFTRRFGHVEGRVREEHGGFGQAGNATLPLEVLDAYWEEAKRAERAAP; this comes from the coding sequence ATGCAGCGCCTGCTCGCCGAAGATGGCTGCCCGTGGGATCGCGAGCAAAGCCTGGAAACCCTTCGTAAATACGTCCTCGAGGAGGCCTGCGAGGTGATCGACGCCATCGAGGGCGGCGACCGCGCGGCGCTGAAGGAGGAGCTCGGCGATCTGCTGCTCCAGGTCGTCTTTCAGGCGGAGCTGCTCCGGCGCGAGGGCCGCTTCGCGATCGACGACGTGATCGCCGGCATCGTCGAGAAGCTCGTGACCCGCCACCCCCACGTGTTCGGCGATCTCGACGTGAAAGACGCCGACGAGGTGCTCCGCAACTGGGAGCTCCTGAAGGCCAAGGAGAAGGCCGGGCGCGGCATCCTCGCGGGCGTGCCGAAGAGCCTCCCGGCGCTGACGCGCGCGCAGCGCATCGGCGAGAAGGTCGCGCGCGTGGGCTTCGACTGGGCCGACGAGCGCGGCTCGCTCGCGAAGGTGCACGAGGAGCTAGGCGAGCTCACGGCGGCGCTCGAGGGCGGGGACACCCAGGCCGTCGAGGAGGAGCTCGGTGACGCGCTCTTCGCCCTCGTGAACCTCTCGAGGCACGCGAAGGTCGACGCCGAGGGCGCGCTCCGCCGCACGATCGACAAGTTCACGCGCCGGTTTGGTCACGTGGAGGGCCGCGTGAGAGAGGAGCACGGCGGGTTTGGCCAGGCGGGCAACGCGACGCTGCCGCTCGAGGTGCTCGACGCCTACTGGGAAGAGGCCAAGCGAGCGGAGCGAGCGGCGCCGTAG